From the genome of Mycoplasma sp. 1578d:
TGCTTATGTTTTAAAATTTTGACAATAACCTTTTATGGGTACAATTTAATTTTGTGGTTTGAAATAATTATTGATAGTAAAAAACATCTCCTATAGTTAAGACAGCTAAGGAGATATTTTGTTAATCTAAATATGATTTTTTAATTGGGAATTCTTTGGTTCAAGTTTTGATTTGAGATAAAATTTGAGATTTTGCTTGTTTTGTTTCTTGGGTATTTGATTTGTAAAATTCGTAATTTCGCAAAACTTGATCAATTAAACGAGCTAATTCTTTTCACTTAGTAAATCCGCGACTAGTCATAGCGGCTGTTCCAAGTCTAATTCCGCTGGTAACCATTGGTGAAAGAATATCAAATGGAATTGAATTTTTATTAATAGTAATATTAAATTGCTCTAATAAAGTTTCAGCTTGTTTCCCAGTGATTTTATATGTATCATGGACATTAACCATAAATAAATGATTGTCAGTTCCGCCTGAAATAATATTAGCCCCTAACTTTTTAAATTCATTGGCAAATTCTTGTGCGTTTTTAACAATATTTTTAGCATATTGCTTAAACTGCGGTTGAAGTACTTCATAAAAAGCAACTGCTTTTCCAGCAATAGCGTGAAATAATGGTCCACCTTGATAACCCGGAAAAACTCAGCGATCAACTTTTTTTGCAATTTGTTCATCATTGGTCATAATTACTCCACCACGACCTCCACGAAGTGTTTTGTGAGTAGTCGAAGTGATAATATCTGCATACCCTACTGGTGAAGGGTGTACACCTCCAGCGATTAATCCAGCAATATGAGCAATATCAGCCAGCAATTTAGCTCCACATTTATCAGCAATTTCACGAAAACGTTTAAAATCGATAATACGAGGATACGCTGAATATCCACAAATTATCAGGTCAGGTTTTTCTCTCATTGCAATTTGTTCGATTTGATCATAATCCAAATATCCATCTGGACCAACATCATAAGTAATTGAATTGTAAAAAATTCCACTAAAAGAAATTTTATATCCGTGAGTTAAATGCCCCCCTGAAGAAAGACTAAGCCCCATTACTTTTCCTTTTTCAGGAACTACCGAAGCAATGGCAGCAGCATTAGCTACAGACCCTGAATACGATTGTACGTTTGCATATTTAACCTTAAATATTTCTTTTAAACGTTCAATCGCTGCACTTTCAACTACATCAACATTTTCACAACTTCCGTAATATCTTTTTCCAGGGTATCCTTCACCATATTTGTTAGTTAAAACACTTCCTTGTGCTTTGAGTACTTGTTCTGAAACATAATTTTCTGATGCAATTAATTCAATGTGATCTTTTTGACGTTGCAATTCTTTATTAATTGCTTGCTGAACAATTTTATCTTGTAAAGTTATTTTTTTGTACATGTGACCTACTTATTAAAATGATTATCAATGATTTGAATTTGTTCTGAATCTCCAATAATTCTTAAAGTTACAAAATGAGTATTAGTTTCTTTTTTATAAAAATCATCAATTTGCTTAATCTCAAACACTTCAGATAGTTGATGAATTTGCTCAATTTTCGAACCAATATGTTCATTAAGTTTAAGTTCAAAAGTTAAATCTAAACTTTTATATGGTTCAAATGAAATTGAAGTAAATTTTGCTCGTGAACTAAATGTGTTATCTAAAAATTCAGCATATAAAGCATTTGTGCTATCAAATTTAGGATGTAATTTTCCAATTCATCCAATCATTTTTCCTTCATGCATAATTTTAGCGCTTGTATTGTAGTGAATTTGTTCATTATCGCTAAAAGGAACTAATTGAGCTGGGTGGTTAATAATATCTAGTACATCGCTAGAAAATTGCTCAAACATTTTAGTTGTACTTGCCATTCCAATTACCGAAATGTTCTCATTAATCATCCCTTGCTCAAAAATATTAAGATGATTTAATTTTCTTTTTTGATTATATTCAACTACTTCACTAAGCGAACTAATAATTGAATTTCGAATCACTTCTCTTTCCTTGGAAACAAAAGTCATTAATGAAATATTTTGCTCAAAATTAAAAGGATTAAATGAAGCTTTTTCTTGTGAAACTAGTGTGAATGTTCTTGCTTCATCATACCCTTTAAAGGCAAGAATATTTTTTATATTATCTCTTGCTTGAGTTTTAATTGGCACGTTTTTAAACTTAGTTTCTTTAAAATTATCATATGAATAAAAACGGAATAATTCTTCAATAATATCAGCAAAAATAGTGACATCATAACGATAATTTGGAACTTTAATTATTTCATTACTAAATTCAAATCCTAATAAAATTAATTGTTTTTTTGCTGGTTCAAAAATAGATAAATCACTCATTCCACTGTAAAGTTGAAGCATTTTGTCATCATTTACAATTTGTAATTTTTCAAGCTTATTAATTTCGTTAACAATATTTGAATAACTTAAACCTTTGCATTTTCTTTGTAAATATTGCATTCCTCTTAATGCAATTTCTTTGCTAATTTTCCGTGATCCTTGGTTAGCTGAATTAGATAAAATCTTTACTTCTTTTGCGCCATGACGGATTAATTGAGGATTAAAAACTCCTATTTCAAAAACAAACTGTTCATCCTCTTGGTTTACTTTGTAATTTTCTAATCCCATTACACTAGCAAAAGAAATTGGTTGATGATCATCAAAAATAGTTAGAACATTTTCAACATTAATTTCTTTATTCCCTAAGATTACTTGTTTCCCAGTGTATAAACTTGCTTTCAAGTTTCCTTTGAGCTTATTACGTGGATATACGTGTGCAGGAACTCCTGTTTCAAGTAAGCAAAGATTGGTTAAATTTATAGCTCAATTGAATTTAGAATCCATTCCGTGTTTAGCAAGTAGTAGTTTTTCTTGTAAGCTGGTTTGCTTTTTACCTAAAACTTCCAAAAACATCAACTCATCAGCTTGGTCTTTATTTACTATTAATTTTGAGCTAAATGATGGATTTATTTGTTCATCAGGTAAACTTAATTTTGTTCGATAAAAGGCGGCTAATTCACTGGCAATTGTAAAGTATGAGTTAGCATCATTGCGATTTGCTGTTGGACTAATTTCAATTAAATAATCATTTAAATTTAATTTTTCTTCGACATTATCATCAAGTGAAGCAAAATCACTCGGAAGAGTTAAAACTTGATCTTTATCAGTTAACAATGAATAATCATATCCAATTTCACTCCAAGAAGCAAACATACCTTGTGAAATAATTCCGCTTAATTCAATTGGAGCAAATGTATGTTTTCCTTTAATTGAACCTGCAATAAAACAAATAGTTAAATCACCAGGTTTTAAGATTTTATTATTAGTTTGAATGATTAGTTTTTGGTCAGATAATTTAATCTCTACAACATCAAGTTTAGAGTTATTTGGATTTGATTGTACATTAACAACTTTTGCAAACCTTAATCCCTTAACGTCAGAAAAAGGTTTAAATGATTCAACCTCAAAACCAAGTTCATTTAAATGCTTTTCGACTTGATTTGTCAATTTATATTCTGGCAAATACTTGTTTAAATGTTTTAACGATAGAATCATAATTATTTAACCTCTTTTAATTCTCAATTAATCGGACTGATGTTATTTTGTTTTAAAAGTTCATTGGCTTTAATAAAAATTCGCGATCCTAAGAATCCTTTGTTTGCAGAAAACGGACTTGGATGAGATGTTTTAAGCACATATTGTGGAACTGGATGTAATTTTGTGATAAATTCTTGTGCATGTCTTCCTAGAGCTAGAAACACCACATTTGGATTTGCTTGTACAATTTTCTCACAGACAACTTGAGCAAATTGCTCTCATCCTAAATGTTGATGTTCAAGTGGCTTATTAATTACAGTAGTTAAATAGACATTGAGCAATAATACTCCTTGTTTAGCTCATGGAGTTAAATCATTACTATTTAAGCTAATATTTGGAAATTCATCACTTAATTCTTTGAAAATATTTTGTAAACTAGGAGGAGTTTTCTTTGAACGAGTTGAAAAGGCTAAACCATCAGCAACATTTTTACTATGATAAGGATCTTGACCAAGAATAATCACCTTAGTTTCGTGAACTTGAAAAAATTCAAAAGCTCTAAACATATCCATTTGATGCGGAACTATGTCAAAAGTGATGTAATTTCTTAGTCCATTAATAATGTTTTCAAAATATGGTTTTTTACCTTCACTTTGGAGAATTTGTAAGAAACTATCTTTCATATTTAAATTGCTCCATAATTCTTAAATCATTTTTATATAAGTCCCTAATATCAGTAAATCCATATTTAATCATAGTGATTCGTTCCACTCCAATTCCAGCTGCAAATCCAGTAAAATCTGAATTAAATCCAGCCATTTTTAAAACATTAGGATGAAGCATTCCAGCACCTAAAATTTCAATTCATTTATTTTTATAAAACACATCCACTTCAACACTTGGTTCAGTAAACGGAAAGTATGATGGACGCAAACGAATTTGTACTTGTTCTTCGAGCACATACGAAAGCATATCTTTGAGAGTTCAAATTAAATTAGGAAATGACACTTGACCTACTGAAACAAAATCAATTTGAGTAAATTGATGTGAGTGAGTGGCATCATCTTCATCGTTACGATACACTTTGCCAATTGCAAAAGTAGATACTTCTTTATTAGCGTTTTGTTCTAAAACGCTTGCAGTAACTCCGGTATTGTGAGTTCTTAATAATGTAGTTGCATTAATATAAAGCGAATCGTGCATAGCACGAGCTGGATGATCTTGGGGGATATTTAAACGTTCAAAGTTATATAAATCTGAAACAATTTCTCCAGCTTTTTGCTCATAATATCCGTGTCCATAAAATCAGTCTTTAAGTCTATTTTCAATGATTGTAATTGGGTTTAATGATCCTTTAGATTTAAGCGGAATAGTCACATCAACAAATTCATTTTCCAGTCTTTGCTGAATTTGTAAATCTTGAATTTTGCTTTCGGCTTGAGCAAAAAAAGTTTCATATTCTTTTTTCAGAGCATTAATTTCTTGTCCGATAAACTTTTTTTGTTCTGCTGGAGCATTTTTAAGTTTTTGTTGCAATTGAAAAATTTCGCCTTGTGAACCATAAACTTGATTTTTGGATTTTTTAAGATCTTCAAGAGTTTTAATCTGATCTAGTGTTCATTTCATTGTTTACTCCTTATTTTTGAGCTCTGTTCAATATTTGCTGATTGCTTGTTCTCTCTGATTTAGGCCTGGTGTGTAAAAATGTTGATTGATTAACTCATTTGGTAAGTATTGTTGTTTAACTCAATTATTACGAAAATCGTGTGGATATGCATATCCAATTCCATCACCTAGTTTACTAGCTGAAGCATAATGAGCATCTCTTAAATGCTTGGGAATAGTATAAATATGTCCTGAATTAATCAAATTTAAAGCCATATCCCGAGCTTGAACAACCGAATTAGATTTAGGTGCTAGTGCTAATTCAATTAATGCATAAGTAATCGGTAAAAGACCTTCAGGTACTCCTAAACGTTCATAAGCATTAATAGCATTATGTACTTTAAATTGAATACTTGAAGAAGCCAACCCAATATCTTCATAGGTCACAGCAAGCATGCGACGAAATAATCCATCAAAATCTCCGCTAGTGGCAATTAGCATTCCATAATAAATTGAAGCGTCAACATCACTTCCACGAAGTGATTTATGTAATGCTGATAAATTGTTATAATGGGCACTTCCCTTAGCATCTGAATAAAATTGAATATTAGGAATAATCAATTTTAAATCTGCTTCACTGACTGGTGTGGAATTACTTTTTAAAATTCCGAGCATTTGAAGATTGTTCAAAGCAATTCGATAGTCTCCGCTGGACATAAACGCTAACTTAGCTAAAAGTTCATTTGAAATATTTAATTCAGGAAAGTGTTGATTAATAATATTTCTTAATCCTTGAATAATTTGCTCATTACTTAGTTTATAAAATTGTAAAATTTGCATTCTACTTCTTAAGGCCGGATTGACCTTAAAGTAAGGATTTTCGGTAGTAGTAGCATAAATAATGATTTTATCAAATTCTAAATACGGAAGTAGAATGTCTTGCTTGTCCTTGTTGAGTCGATGAATTTCATCAACAATAAGAATTTGGCAAGTGTCAAGTAATTGGCTGAGTTGTTTTTTTGAATCTACAGCTGCGTTAAAATATCCATATTTTTTATTTAATTCTTTAGCTAATGCAATAGCTGATGATGATTTCCCAACCCCACTTTCGCCAAATAGCAAAAAACTGGTTGTTAAATTATTTTTAACAACTTGGCGAAAAAGTGACTTAATATGTTCTTGTCCAACGATCTCATTAATTGTGTTGGGACGTAATTGATTAGCTAAATTTTTCATGGCTATAAATAATATTTTAATTATACTTTTTTTATTGATAAACGCTTTTAAGTTTTAAAAAACATAGTCAAATTGACTATGTTTTGAGTTTAACTTCTTCTCGCAAGATCTAAAATATTGGTTGCTTTGCGTTTTAAATATAAGAATGAAAACGCAAATGCATAAGGAGAAATGGCTTCATCACTTGGAAGTAAATTAAATTGTTTATCAAAAAATTTGTTGGTTAATGGTTCGCTTGGTTTTCCGGTTTTATCTAAAAGTAATTTACCTTGCAAAATTGAATTAATGTATAAATCAAAGACATTATGATTGAGTAAATAATCAATAGTAAAGATTAAAGAAGAAACATCAAGTTGAAACGCAATATTTTCTCTTTCTTGCAGTCCAGTTATAAAGTTATAGTGTTGTGGAACATTTCCAACTGCACGAATAATTGAAAAGAAACTTTTAATAATTGTAGCCCTTAAATCTAAAAGTTGATCTTTTGCTTTTTTCTGAGTTGGCGATAATTTGGATTCGTCAAGTGGTTGATCAAATTCAAAATTATATGGAACTCAAATTGAAATTGGTGTACTAGGTTCTTCTTTACCGCCAGTTGGGGTGTATTTAGTCATTGTTTTGAGTACTACTGGGGGGTTTGTCTCGACAGGAACATAACTATTGTAATTAGATCTAATAAAGAATTTTCTTAAAAGTTGAATTGATTTAACACTATGGATTCTTTGTTCATAATCTAAAGATACATTTTTAAGTTCTTTGATAAAATCAGAAATTTTAGTTCCTTTGTTCCAACCTATGCGTTCTAATTTTAGAGTACCGCGCACAACTCCATCTTTTTCAACGTTCTTAGTGACAAAAGGTTCTTGAGTAATGATTGATGAATTAGTTAACTCTAGATCTGAATCTGGATTGGTTATATCTGATTCAGTATTTTGGCTAGGATTAGCAATATTTACATCAGGATTGTTATTTATTGGTTGATTTTCGTTAGTCTTTCCAGGGGCTCCAGGAGTGGCTATAGGTGCATTAGTCCCGTCTTCTTTGTGTTCTGAAGAACTTTGTGCACTTTGACATGAAAGAGCAACAAAGGCCGGTGTTGCTATACTCGCTAATAATAAAGCCCATTTATTAAGTTTGTTTTTCATAATTAGTTTAATACTTTCCTTTTTGTCAGTTTTGAACTTCTTCAGGAGTTCCTAGCACATAGTGATCATCATTAATTTTAATTCATTGGGGTTGCACTACATCATTATAATTATGAATAGCTGGGTCATAGACATAACCAATTAAACTTCCTTTTTCTGAATCAATTGAAGGAACAGCATCAAGAAGTGATTTTGTATATGGATGAAGTGAATTATTAATGATTTCTTGAGTTTTTCCAATTTCAAGTAAAGTCCCTTTATTCATAACCGCAATCCGATCAGAAATATATTCGACCATTCTTAAATCGTGGGCAATGAATAAAATAGTCAGATTAAATTTTTCTTTTAATTCTTTAAAAATGTTGACAACTTGAGCTTGAATTGACACGTCCAGAGCCGAAATTGGTTCATCAGCAATTAAAAGTTGTGGACGTAATACCACGGCCCTTGAAATTCCGATCCGTTGTTGTTGTCCTCCTGAAAATTCAAGCGGAAAACGTCCAAGCACTGATTCATCAAGTCCAACACTTTTCAAAATTTCACGAACAAGGATTTTTTTACAATCTTTTTCTGAAAGTTTCATCTCACTTTCGCGAGTTGCTTTAGTACTTAATAAATACTCATAAGCTTGTGGTTCGTCAGTAAGCATACTTGCAAGCTGAACATATAAAGCTTGATAACCTTGTTCTTCATTAATTGCTACTTGCTGATTTAATTTATCAAATAAGTGATCATTAAAGATCGTTTGCTTTCCTGCATGAGAAATTTTAGCAAAGGTTTCTTTAAGAACTTCTTGATCAATGTTATATATGTAAATTTCTTTGGCGTTTTTAGTATTTTCAAGTCCTTCAGAAACTACTGCTTCCACGTTAATGTGTGGATTAAGCGAGTTGGCTGGATCTTGGAAAATCATTTGCACTTTATTAGTTAAAAAATTGTCAATAGCTTTGTATTCTTCCAATGCTTTCCCGAATTTAAAACCTCTTTTAAGAACTTTTGGTAAGGTTTTATCAAGCAATTGGATTTGACCGTGTGAATAAGGAACTAATCCCACTAATGCTTTTCCAGTGGTTGATTTTCCTGATCCTGATTCCCCAACAAGTCCTAAAACTTCACCTTTGTAAATGTTTAATGATAAATCTTTAATTGCTCGAAAGGATTTAAGTCCACTTCCATAAGTAATATCAACATTTCTCATTTTAACAAGGATTTCTTCACCATGCTTAGGAGAAAGCATTTCTTCAGTTCCTTCTAAAATAGGACGATATGTATGTTTTTTAAAAAATCCAAATCTAGTATAAGAATCAACAATCACTCTTTGAGGATTTAACGGGGTTCCGTAGACAGAATTTTCTGAATCTAAAGTTATAGTATTATAAGATGTTTTGTTTTTCATATCTAATTTTTACTTTCAGCAAATTCCTTTCATAATTTTTGAATTAAGAGTGGTGGTTGATATTCTGGGGCCCGTTCATCAAGTAGAGCTGATTTAACGCGATGAGTTTCTGAAACTCAGTAGAATTGAGCTTCTTGAACAAAGTCTATATCAAGAGCATAGTCATTTCTAACAGCAAAAGCTTCACCAACAATGTTATTTAATGAAGAAGGTACGCTTCCACGAATAGTAGCAAGACGTTCACCTTTATTTACATCAGGCATAGAGGCGATTAACCCTCAAGTATAAGGATGTTGTGGGTTTTTAAGAATTTCTTTAGCAGTTCCTTCTTCAATAATTTGTCCTGCGTACATAATTGAAATGTAATCGCTAATTGAAGCAACAACTCCTAAATCGTGGGTGATAAACACAATTGAAAGTTTTAAATCGTGTTGAAGTTCTTTAATAACATCAAGCACAAGAGCTTGTACAGTAGGGTCAAGTGCAGTGGTTGGTTCGTCCATTACAAGGATTTTAGCTTCTAAAGCTACAATAGTAGCAATAACAACCCTTTGAATCATTCCACCTGACATTTCGTGAGGATAAAGCTTCATGACCGCTTCTGGGTCGTTAATTTTAGTACGTCTTAAAAAATCAACAGCACGTTCATAAGCTTCTTTTTTGGTTTTAACAATTTTATTAACCAACATTCCTTCCATGATTTGTTTTCCAACTTTCATGGTTGGGTTTAAAGTTGACATAGGGTTTTGAAAGACAGCTGAAACAGCTCTTCCACGGTATCCTGAACGCTCTCAATCTTTAAAACTGAATTTTTCAACATTATTATTGTAAAGTTTAACTTCACCTGAGTCAATAACCGCATTATCTCCAGTTAATCCGTATAAAAGTGAAGTTAGTACACTTTTTCCTGAACCTGATTCCCCAATAATTGCGTGAACTTTTCCTTCATAAATTTGAATTGAAGGACCACGAAGGACAAGGTTCTTTTCTCCTGGACGAGCAGGATTGGTGAAACTTAAATAAAGATCTTTAATTTCAGCAGCAATGGGTAATTTAGTTCCATCGCTAAAGGTTTTGTATTGAACGTCTTTGTAAAATTTATCTCAATCAAAAGTTAAAAGTTCTTTTCTTTTGCTTGAGAATTTTTTCATAAACTTATGGAAAAGACATGCTTTTTTTGGTTTTGGTTGAATTAATTCATTGGCTGGTTGACTCATTAATTCTGGCTCAATCTTCATTTGAGCGTGTTCATTGGTTTTGAGAGGTTGGGTTGGTTCAGCTATATTATGAGCTGATTGAACTACATTGAACTTAAGTTCTTCTTGCACTTTTGTTTCTTGATTTTTAAACATAGAGTGCATGTCTTGTTTTTTTAAAGTAATAAATTTCATTCTTTTTGATCTTTTTGACATATCACTCCTATCTTTGTCTTCTTAGCGAATCTTGCACGCTAGCTCCTATAAGCTGAATGCTAGTAGTAATAAGTACAAGCACTGTTGCAGGAACAAAGACATATCTTAAGTATAACGGGAAGTTCTTTTGCCCATCTGAAATCAAGTTTCCAAGTGTAGCGGTATTTTCGATGTTTAAACCAATAAATGCAAGTGATGTTTCAGCTAGAATAACTCCAGGAATTGAGAACACAAGTTGAGTAATTAAAATTGGCAAAATTACAGGGACGTAATTTTTAAGCACCTTTCAAGTTGGAGTTCCTAATACCCTTGAAGCTGAAACTCATTCAAAGTTTCTTGCTCTTTTAACTTGAGCACGAATTTGGTTTGCCATTCCAGTTCATGAAGTAAACGATAATGAAAAGGCAATAACTCAAAAGCTTGGACTAACGACAATGGTCATTAAAATCAAGATGATAATAGTTGGCACAACTGAAAGAATTTTAATAATAAAGGTCATAATTCGATCAAAACGATCAAATTGCCCCATCATAATTCCAAGTGTCACTCCAATGATAACTTCAAAAAAGACGGTTACAATCGAAAGAGCAACTGAATAACGTAATCCTCATCATAATCTAGCTCATAAATCGCGACCTGAATCATCAGTACCAAAGAAATGGTAAATTCCTAAATTATCAGTTTGAGCAAAAGTTAAATTTCTAGCATTAACATTCGGTAAAATTGGGTCTAAAGTGAAGAAAGGAACAAATAAAGCTAAAATAATGAGAATTGCTAAAATTCAAAATCCAAAAACTCCACCAGTATTTTGTGAGAATCTGTGAATAAATTCTTTAAATGGTTTAGTTTCATTTCCTAAAGTTAGGGTTTCAGAATACTCAAAAGCATCCCCGATTAATTTTCATTTTTTATAGTTGAATGGCTGAAGCAATGCATTTGGAGCAAGGTCTAATGTTTCTCTATTAGTTTGTGATAAAGTTTGATTCTCTTTTAATTTATCAATTTTTCTACTTACTTTATCTTTAAAATGATTTCAAAACTTAGCCATTATGCTCCTCTCCGTCTTACTCTTGGGTCAATTGCTTCATAAAGTAAATCACGACAAGCATATGATAACACTGTTAAAACAACAAAAAAGATAATTAAGAATAAGATAACATTATAATCTTTTGATTGAATAGCTTGAAGTAAGGTTGCTCCTGAGCCAGGTATAAAGAAGATTTGTTCAATAAAAATACTTCCAATAAACGATCCAAAGATAACCCCTGGGAAAAAAGTTGCGATTGGGAAAAGTGAGGGTTTAAGTGCGTGTTTTCACACAAAACGACTTTTTGATACTCCTTTAAGATAAGCAAATTTAGCATGAACTGAATTAAGCTCACGGTTTAATTCAGTTCGGATATATTTAATATAAACAATAATGCTTCCGAGTGAAAGAGCTAGACCTGGAAGAATGTATGTTGCTAAATTAGTAACATTAAAGACATATGGAATTCCACTTGAACGCCCAATGAACACTAACATAAGAGCAAAGACAATTGAAGGTACTGATGAAAAGAGCGAAACAATCACAGTTGATGCATTATCAATGAATTTTCCTGGATTTTTTCCAACTCAAATTCCCATTGGAATTCCGATTAATACTGTTAATAAAACACTAAAAATTCCAACGTAAAATGATTTTAAAAGTCTAGGACCAATTCAATCAGTAATTGGTTGTTCAGGGAAAAGCGAAAGCGAAATTCCAAAATCTAATTTAGTCAATCCAATTAAGTAATTTACATAACGTGAAAAAATTGGTAAATCGAGTCCGTATTTAGCTTCAATGGCTTTTCTTTGGGCTTGATCTAACCCAGCAGTTAATGGATTTGAACCAGGGACAGCATTAATTAAAAAGAAAGTAATGGTAATTGCAATAAACGAAATAATAAAGAATTCGGCAATAATTTTGAAAATTTTTCAAATGGTTTGAGCCGCAGGATGTTCTGAAAAAGAAAAAATATCTTTAAATGAAAAATCAATTTCACGTTTATTATTAAAGTAAACTTTATTCGAACTTTCTCGACACAAAAGTTTAGTTTGGTTTATTTGGTTTAACTGTTCATTCATCTATTTGTCTCTCTTTCTAGGCAATCCTGGTCTTGGTGGGTTAGTTACATCATAAGCATATTGAAGTGAGAATGTGAATAGAGATTGGATCCCTCCAATTTTTGTAATTTCTCAGTTAGTATCAACTTCCATAAGCGGAATTACTGGAGCTCCATCACGAACCACTTTTTCTAATAATGCAATTAATCTAAATGTTTCTACGTTTGAATTTCATCCTTGTTCTGATTCAAAAGGAGTAAAGTTCCCGCTAAAGAACCTGTTAATTCTTCCTTGATATGTAAGTCCGCTTTCTAATGTTCCGGTATATTGACCTTTATTGTCCTTTTGATCAACATTAACAAGAGCTAATTCAATAAATTTAGATCAGTGTCTTAATTCTTTTAATTGGTAATCAAAAAGTAATCCAATTGCGGTTTGCTCATCCTTGTTAGTATTTAATGCATCAATAAAAATATCTTTCATTTGATCAACATCAGTTTGATCAGCTAATAATAAATTGTATTCTTGTTTTTGTTGATTTGTAAGGTTTTTTAAATTATTAATAGCTTTTTTAAAGTACTCAATACGTTCATCAAAATCGGTAAAAGGAACGATCAATCCTTCTAATCTTTGTACAGTATCAAAGGTAGCAAGAGCGTATTTTTCTGACAATGAAAGATTATATGTTTTTCCAGTTTTAGGATCAATTGGTAATGAATTTGAATCTAAAGTAACTTGTTTATCTTTAGTTTTTCCTTTAAAATCAATTTTAAACCCTTTCACTGTGTCTAAAGAATTAGTGTCAATAAGGTAGTAAAAGTATGCTTCAAATAATTTTTCTAATTTTGATGCTTTAATATTCGGATTTTCAACCACTATATATTCAAGCATGGTCTTTGAAATATAGTTATTATTAAACATACTTTGGTAAAGTAAATTATTACCAACTAAAGCAAGAGCTTTTTGTTTAAATGAATCTAAGATTTTATTAATACGAGCAGGAATGTCGCTATTACTGCTTGCTTTTGCTATTTCGTCTTTAATATTTTTATTTTCATTATAAACTTTTAAGGCTACATCAATTAAAGGTTTAAGTTGGTTAACTTTTTCCTGTTCAAGATTTTCAATTAAATTATTATTTAAAATTCTTTGTAATAAAAGTTCTGATAAATATGTTTCATAGGTTCATGATCCAACTGGGTTATATTTAAGTCCAATTCCTTTTTGTGATAATGAATCAATTTCGTCAGTTTTAAAGAATGAAGAAACATAATCTTGAGCAGTATTCCCACCAATGTAGTCATAATTACGGTAAATAATATCGTATTGACCAGTTTCGA
Proteins encoded in this window:
- a CDS encoding ABC transporter permease, which codes for MAKFWNHFKDKVSRKIDKLKENQTLSQTNRETLDLAPNALLQPFNYKKWKLIGDAFEYSETLTLGNETKPFKEFIHRFSQNTGGVFGFWILAILIILALFVPFFTLDPILPNVNARNLTFAQTDNLGIYHFFGTDDSGRDLWARLWWGLRYSVALSIVTVFFEVIIGVTLGIMMGQFDRFDRIMTFIIKILSVVPTIIILILMTIVVSPSFWVIAFSLSFTSWTGMANQIRAQVKRARNFEWVSASRVLGTPTWKVLKNYVPVILPILITQLVFSIPGVILAETSLAFIGLNIENTATLGNLISDGQKNFPLYLRYVFVPATVLVLITTSIQLIGASVQDSLRRQR
- a CDS encoding ABC transporter ATP-binding protein, giving the protein MLSPKHGEEILVKMRNVDITYGSGLKSFRAIKDLSLNIYKGEVLGLVGESGSGKSTTGKALVGLVPYSHGQIQLLDKTLPKVLKRGFKFGKALEEYKAIDNFLTNKVQMIFQDPANSLNPHINVEAVVSEGLENTKNAKEIYIYNIDQEVLKETFAKISHAGKQTIFNDHLFDKLNQQVAINEEQGYQALYVQLASMLTDEPQAYEYLLSTKATRESEMKLSEKDCKKILVREILKSVGLDESVLGRFPLEFSGGQQQRIGISRAVVLRPQLLIADEPISALDVSIQAQVVNIFKELKEKFNLTILFIAHDLRMVEYISDRIAVMNKGTLLEIGKTQEIINNSLHPYTKSLLDAVPSIDSEKGSLIGYVYDPAIHNYNDVVQPQWIKINDDHYVLGTPEEVQNWQKGKY
- a CDS encoding ABC transporter permease gives rise to the protein MNEQLNQINQTKLLCRESSNKVYFNNKREIDFSFKDIFSFSEHPAAQTIWKIFKIIAEFFIISFIAITITFFLINAVPGSNPLTAGLDQAQRKAIEAKYGLDLPIFSRYVNYLIGLTKLDFGISLSLFPEQPITDWIGPRLLKSFYVGIFSVLLTVLIGIPMGIWVGKNPGKFIDNASTVIVSLFSSVPSIVFALMLVFIGRSSGIPYVFNVTNLATYILPGLALSLGSIIVYIKYIRTELNRELNSVHAKFAYLKGVSKSRFVWKHALKPSLFPIATFFPGVIFGSFIGSIFIEQIFFIPGSGATLLQAIQSKDYNVILFLIIFFVVLTVLSYACRDLLYEAIDPRVRRRGA
- a CDS encoding ABC transporter ATP-binding protein, which gives rise to MSKRSKRMKFITLKKQDMHSMFKNQETKVQEELKFNVVQSAHNIAEPTQPLKTNEHAQMKIEPELMSQPANELIQPKPKKACLFHKFMKKFSSKRKELLTFDWDKFYKDVQYKTFSDGTKLPIAAEIKDLYLSFTNPARPGEKNLVLRGPSIQIYEGKVHAIIGESGSGKSVLTSLLYGLTGDNAVIDSGEVKLYNNNVEKFSFKDWERSGYRGRAVSAVFQNPMSTLNPTMKVGKQIMEGMLVNKIVKTKKEAYERAVDFLRRTKINDPEAVMKLYPHEMSGGMIQRVVIATIVALEAKILVMDEPTTALDPTVQALVLDVIKELQHDLKLSIVFITHDLGVVASISDYISIMYAGQIIEEGTAKEILKNPQHPYTWGLIASMPDVNKGERLATIRGSVPSSLNNIVGEAFAVRNDYALDIDFVQEAQFYWVSETHRVKSALLDERAPEYQPPLLIQKLWKEFAESKN